A stretch of Dethiosulfovibrio salsuginis DNA encodes these proteins:
- a CDS encoding threonine synthase translates to MGKATELKCSLCGKIYDPDSNVMTCDDCGIDGTMHVLYDYEEVKKQLPMESLAADPDRSLWRYLPLLPVSDMAAIPSLQVGWTPLYDSPSLADRYEVGRVTIKDDGRNPTASYKDRASAVAVAMAKELGRDVVACASTGNAASSLAGFAAVGGLSSVIFVPESAPEAKVTQLLVYGAQVYLVKGDYEQTVNLAIEAIEANGWYNRNCAINPYLVEGKKTCAIEIAEQLGWQVPDRVITSVGDGCIISSLYKGFWDLLQIGLIDRMPKITGVQAEGACPIHRAIESGAKRVTFQPADTVADSISVGAPRNWAKALNAVRSSDGTTVTVSDREILEAMTELARTTGVFAEPAGVTAFAGFKRMAQDGLLDRQETVAIVVTGNGLKDIVSAKKAVGLPTVVEPNIDSFRAVRA, encoded by the coding sequence ATGGGGAAGGCTACTGAGCTTAAATGCTCCCTCTGCGGAAAGATATACGATCCCGATTCTAACGTAATGACCTGCGACGATTGTGGGATAGACGGGACGATGCACGTGTTGTACGACTACGAGGAGGTAAAAAAACAGCTTCCAATGGAGTCTCTGGCCGCCGATCCCGACCGTTCTCTGTGGAGGTATCTCCCTCTTCTCCCTGTGTCCGATATGGCCGCTATACCGTCCCTCCAGGTGGGGTGGACCCCTCTCTACGATAGTCCATCTTTGGCAGACCGATATGAGGTAGGACGGGTCACGATAAAAGACGACGGCAGAAATCCCACCGCCTCCTATAAGGACAGGGCCAGCGCTGTGGCGGTGGCCATGGCGAAAGAGCTAGGTCGAGATGTGGTGGCCTGCGCCTCTACCGGCAACGCCGCCAGCTCTTTGGCGGGATTTGCTGCGGTCGGTGGGCTGAGCAGCGTTATTTTCGTCCCCGAATCCGCCCCTGAGGCCAAGGTCACCCAGCTTCTGGTGTACGGTGCCCAGGTTTATCTGGTTAAGGGAGACTACGAGCAGACGGTAAACCTGGCTATAGAGGCCATAGAGGCCAACGGTTGGTATAACCGAAACTGCGCCATAAACCCCTATCTCGTCGAGGGCAAAAAGACCTGTGCCATAGAGATAGCGGAACAGCTGGGCTGGCAGGTACCGGACAGGGTTATCACGTCGGTAGGCGACGGCTGTATTATCAGCAGCCTCTACAAAGGCTTCTGGGATCTTCTCCAGATCGGCCTCATAGATCGTATGCCTAAAATCACCGGTGTTCAGGCCGAGGGAGCCTGCCCGATCCACAGGGCCATAGAGTCCGGTGCTAAAAGGGTAACCTTCCAACCAGCGGACACCGTGGCGGATAGCATCTCCGTTGGAGCTCCCAGAAACTGGGCCAAGGCCCTGAACGCCGTGAGGTCCAGCGACGGGACCACCGTGACCGTATCGGACAGGGAGATACTGGAGGCTATGACCGAGCTAGCCAGAACCACCGGAGTTTTCGCCGAACCTGCGGGAGTCACGGCCTTCGCCGGGTTTAAGAGAATGGCCCAGGATGGTCTTTTGGACCGTCAGGAGACCGTGGCTATCGTGGTTACCGGAAACGGCCTGAAGGACATAGTCAGCGCTAAAAAAGCGGTAGGCCTTCCTACCGTCGTCGAGCCAAATATCGACTCGTTCAGAGCGGTTAGAGCTTAA
- a CDS encoding M20/M25/M40 family metallo-hydrolase: protein MDVSRRDDLIQLCQELIRHPSPSGEEGAIARFVHSAMITLGYEDVYVDGYGSVVGTIDFGGSGPTLLMESQMDHAEVGDVGEWRNYPFGGMIDRGRIYGRGATDQKGILAAMVTALAWLKQCPPEGIEGKAVMAAMVHQETFERAASKLVAERIRPDRVISGEPSELTVERGQRGRASIVLETSGRMEHSSMGDRSSAEFMIALVSEIGRRFSPKESPFFGKGALTLTSLHSYPLDARTTMPVRCCATFDRRILPGETGEGVLEEIRSILRAVNTPPDLEFKVFMDRGDGHCYTGAMIGSEGFAPAWQIDQDHPFISTVLDGVKACGLNAVLSNRSGFGTNGCIYGGEMGIPTIVFGPSRRELAHVVDEYIDVDQLVMGCECYRAIAEKILTRKEEFRYGEGY, encoded by the coding sequence ATGGATGTTTCTAGACGAGACGACCTGATACAGCTGTGTCAGGAACTTATAAGACACCCCAGCCCTTCCGGGGAAGAAGGGGCTATAGCTCGTTTTGTCCACTCCGCGATGATCACCTTAGGTTACGAGGACGTCTACGTGGACGGTTACGGCAGCGTCGTAGGCACCATCGATTTTGGAGGATCAGGTCCAACCCTTTTGATGGAGTCACAGATGGATCACGCCGAGGTCGGAGACGTTGGAGAGTGGCGAAACTATCCCTTTGGAGGCATGATCGACAGAGGCAGGATATACGGAAGAGGGGCCACCGACCAGAAAGGCATTTTGGCCGCTATGGTCACCGCCCTCGCCTGGCTAAAACAGTGCCCTCCTGAGGGGATCGAAGGGAAGGCGGTTATGGCCGCTATGGTCCATCAGGAGACCTTCGAGAGGGCGGCCTCCAAGCTGGTCGCCGAGAGGATAAGGCCCGATAGGGTTATCTCCGGCGAGCCGTCGGAGTTGACGGTGGAGAGGGGACAGAGAGGTCGTGCGTCCATAGTCCTGGAGACCTCCGGCCGTATGGAGCACAGTTCTATGGGGGACAGAAGCTCCGCGGAGTTTATGATTGCTCTGGTCTCGGAGATAGGGCGGCGGTTTTCCCCGAAGGAAAGCCCTTTTTTCGGAAAAGGGGCCCTGACCCTAACAAGCCTTCACTCCTATCCTCTGGACGCCAGAACCACCATGCCGGTGAGGTGCTGTGCCACCTTTGACAGACGAATCCTGCCGGGAGAGACAGGAGAAGGGGTTCTGGAGGAGATAAGGTCCATTCTGAGGGCCGTAAATACCCCACCAGATCTGGAGTTTAAGGTCTTCATGGACAGAGGGGACGGTCATTGCTACACCGGTGCCATGATCGGTTCCGAGGGGTTTGCCCCTGCCTGGCAGATAGATCAGGATCACCCCTTTATATCCACCGTCCTGGATGGAGTCAAGGCCTGTGGTCTGAACGCCGTTCTTTCCAACAGATCGGGCTTTGGGACAAACGGGTGTATATACGGCGGAGAGATGGGAATACCTACAATAGTGTTCGGTCCCTCGAGGAGGGAGCTTGCCCACGTGGTGGACGAGTATATAGATGTAGATCAACTGGTTATGGGATGTGAATGTTATCGAGCGATAGCTGAAAAAATCCTGACCCGAAAGGAGGAGTTCCGTTATGGGGAAGGCTACTGA
- a CDS encoding LysR family transcriptional regulator, with product MTLLHQLKTFCVLVEEGSFTRAAEKLYLSQPSVSQHISTLEKEYDVSLFNRRGRRLSLTPEGNALYTLALDVLKRSEAIPARFREMQAMRYGRLDLGVSTYVGTSVIPPFVAAFRSIHPDVAMTLQTGNDPDIHKMLRQGEIEIAILEGNARTFNDKDLKTFVIGQDDILLVAPADHPWRGGPGITPSKLNDEHLILYEKDCSLCPFIQEYLMEQRIDQHRGTFVNSRDVARALVKAGAGLAFINRGSVKEDLQSGNLVSIPMEGLSVKKLDIVCFYRQSTGLGFAGWAFRRILEKGQK from the coding sequence ATGACCTTGCTTCATCAGCTAAAAACCTTCTGCGTGCTGGTTGAGGAGGGATCTTTCACCAGAGCGGCGGAAAAGCTATATCTTTCCCAACCATCGGTAAGCCAGCATATCTCTACGTTGGAAAAAGAGTACGACGTATCTCTGTTTAACCGAAGAGGCAGAAGGCTCTCCCTGACCCCTGAGGGGAACGCCCTCTACACCCTGGCTCTGGACGTGCTCAAAAGGTCCGAGGCTATTCCCGCCAGATTCAGGGAGATGCAGGCCATGAGGTACGGCAGGCTGGATCTGGGCGTATCCACCTACGTAGGCACCTCGGTTATCCCCCCTTTCGTGGCGGCCTTTCGCTCAATACACCCGGACGTCGCGATGACCTTACAGACCGGTAACGACCCTGACATACACAAAATGCTGCGACAAGGCGAAATAGAGATAGCCATACTGGAAGGTAACGCCAGGACCTTTAACGATAAAGACCTTAAGACTTTCGTGATAGGTCAAGACGACATCCTCCTGGTGGCCCCGGCAGATCATCCGTGGAGAGGCGGTCCGGGGATAACCCCGTCCAAGCTAAACGACGAACACCTGATACTTTACGAAAAGGATTGCTCTCTATGCCCTTTTATCCAAGAGTATTTGATGGAGCAGAGAATAGATCAACATAGAGGGACTTTCGTGAACAGCCGAGACGTGGCCAGAGCTCTGGTAAAAGCAGGGGCAGGCCTGGCTTTTATAAACAGAGGATCGGTAAAAGAGGACCTCCAATCGGGAAACCTGGTATCCATACCTATGGAGGGGCTTTCGGTTAAAAAACTGGACATAGTCTGTTTTTATCGTCAGTCCACTGGCCTTGGGTTTGCCGGCTGGGCTTTCAGAAGAATACTTGAGAAAGGTCAAAAATAG
- the rsmG gene encoding 16S rRNA (guanine(527)-N(7))-methyltransferase RsmG, producing MKNEKILTLPDISQTTEDRLRAYCELLSHWSSEKVRLTGPKDKETIWSDHIQDCLFALSLLPERGRIIDVGTGGGLPGAAWAICRPDLEVFLLDSQSRKTNALASVIEALGLKNVQVLWGRSEEIAKTERESFDLATARGVSELGIVAEYLSPLVAVGGTVLAIKGPGYVEEMEKIGGRWDTLALGKPDIQGYVNGERQGFLISMVKTGPCPDRFPRKPGKAEKTPWWEDKK from the coding sequence ATGAAAAATGAAAAAATACTAACACTGCCAGACATATCTCAAACTACGGAGGACAGACTACGGGCTTACTGCGAGCTCTTAAGCCACTGGTCCTCGGAGAAGGTGAGGCTGACAGGACCTAAAGATAAAGAGACTATATGGAGTGACCATATTCAGGACTGTCTCTTTGCCCTATCCCTACTTCCTGAAAGAGGGAGGATTATCGACGTAGGGACCGGTGGAGGACTTCCAGGTGCCGCATGGGCTATTTGCAGGCCCGACCTTGAGGTATTTCTTCTCGATAGCCAGAGCAGAAAGACCAACGCCCTTGCATCTGTCATCGAGGCACTAGGGCTTAAAAACGTTCAGGTTCTCTGGGGAAGATCGGAGGAGATAGCTAAAACGGAGAGAGAGTCTTTCGACCTAGCCACCGCCAGAGGGGTCAGCGAGTTAGGTATCGTCGCAGAATACCTCTCGCCTCTGGTGGCCGTAGGAGGGACGGTCTTAGCCATAAAGGGACCGGGATACGTGGAAGAGATGGAGAAAATAGGCGGAAGATGGGATACCCTTGCTCTGGGGAAACCGGACATACAGGGCTACGTCAACGGAGAGAGACAGGGTTTTTTGATCTCTATGGTAAAAACAGGCCCATGTCCCGATAGATTCCCTAGAAAGCCAGGAAAAGCGGAAAAAACACCTTGGTGGGAGGATAAAAAATGA
- a CDS encoding ParA family protein, whose amino-acid sequence MITIAVTNQKGGVAKTTSSVNLAAELGAMGKKVLVVDADPQGNCSSGLGQDREGSPESLYDILIDGKEAQSIVRETPWEGVSLIPANINLAGAEVELSSAISRESRLKNALDGVKDRFDVAIIDCPPSLGLLTINALVGANRTIVPIQCEYYALEGVGQLVRTIELVKQYLNPDLKLDGIVMTMFDSRTRLANDVVAEVRESFGDKVFDAVIPRNVALSEAPSYGKPIRYYQENCKGAQAYRDLAEEVNRKWVKKDL is encoded by the coding sequence ATGATAACTATCGCTGTTACAAACCAAAAAGGAGGGGTCGCCAAGACCACCAGCTCGGTAAACCTGGCGGCAGAGCTTGGAGCTATGGGGAAGAAAGTCTTGGTCGTCGACGCCGACCCCCAGGGAAACTGCTCCAGCGGGTTGGGACAGGACAGAGAGGGTTCCCCTGAAAGCCTCTACGATATACTGATAGATGGCAAAGAGGCTCAATCTATCGTCAGGGAAACCCCCTGGGAAGGGGTATCGCTGATACCGGCGAACATAAACCTCGCGGGAGCGGAGGTGGAACTCTCCTCCGCCATAAGCAGGGAATCGAGACTGAAAAACGCCCTTGACGGCGTCAAAGACAGGTTTGACGTAGCAATTATAGACTGCCCTCCATCTCTGGGCCTACTGACCATAAACGCCCTTGTAGGGGCGAATCGAACCATAGTCCCGATCCAGTGCGAGTATTACGCACTTGAGGGAGTGGGACAGCTGGTCAGGACCATCGAACTGGTAAAACAGTATCTAAACCCCGATCTCAAGCTGGATGGGATAGTCATGACAATGTTCGACAGCAGGACCAGACTGGCCAACGACGTGGTGGCGGAGGTCAGGGAGAGTTTCGGAGACAAGGTCTTTGACGCCGTAATACCTAGAAACGTGGCGTTGTCGGAGGCCCCAAGCTACGGGAAGCCTATAAGGTATTATCAGGAAAACTGCAAAGGCGCTCAGGCCTACAGGGACCTTGCTGAGGAGGTGAACAGGAAATGGGTCAAAAAAGATCTTTAG
- a CDS encoding ParB/RepB/Spo0J family partition protein: MGQKRSLGKGLGALLPQGKVEAEELLLTEIVPNPDQPRKIFPHEALEELAQSIQNHGIIQPILIKVKDGQNTIVAGERRWRAASLAGLEKAPVRYFHGTDEEILEVSLIENLQREDLSPLEIASSLQEMIKKLNLTQEEAAAKVGWSRSAVANKIRLLNLPPLSRDLLEQGHISEGHGRLLLSLKDNDKIDKIASRCAQLEWSVKDLERHLKTEKRETPPPRPQIPDWGRPFRDRKIEVAQRESRGKVNITISGLTKEQAQAIGEILSQAGDRLFPGE, encoded by the coding sequence ATGGGTCAAAAAAGATCTTTAGGGAAGGGCTTAGGAGCTCTACTTCCCCAAGGTAAGGTTGAAGCAGAGGAACTACTGCTGACGGAGATCGTCCCCAATCCCGATCAGCCTCGAAAGATATTCCCTCATGAGGCTCTGGAGGAGCTGGCCCAATCGATACAAAACCACGGGATCATACAGCCTATACTCATCAAGGTTAAGGACGGCCAAAATACCATAGTGGCAGGAGAGAGAAGATGGAGAGCCGCTTCTCTGGCGGGACTGGAAAAGGCACCGGTCAGATACTTTCACGGAACAGATGAAGAGATACTGGAGGTCTCACTTATAGAGAATCTCCAGCGGGAGGATCTCTCCCCTTTAGAGATCGCCAGCTCCCTACAGGAAATGATAAAAAAACTCAACCTAACGCAGGAGGAGGCCGCCGCAAAGGTCGGTTGGAGCAGATCGGCGGTGGCAAATAAGATAAGGCTTCTGAACCTGCCTCCTCTCTCCAGAGATCTCCTGGAACAGGGTCACATATCCGAAGGCCACGGCAGACTGCTGTTGTCCCTCAAGGACAACGACAAAATCGACAAAATCGCCTCCCGCTGCGCACAGCTGGAGTGGTCGGTAAAGGACCTAGAAAGGCATCTAAAGACGGAAAAGAGGGAGACACCCCCACCTAGACCCCAGATCCCTGATTGGGGAAGACCTTTTAGGGACAGAAAAATCGAGGTGGCTCAGAGAGAGAGCAGAGGGAAGGTAAACATAACCATATCGGGGCTCACGAAAGAACAAGCCCAGGCAATAGGGGAAATACTGTCTCAGGCTGGAGACAGGTTATTTCCCGGGGAATAA